A single Candidatus Schekmanbacteria bacterium DNA region contains:
- a CDS encoding YchF/TatD family DNA exonuclease — translation MIIETHSHLSFPDFKDDLPDVLKRAREKGVEVIITVSADILSTRENAKIAKQEERVFFTPGIHPHDTDNAKEEYFREIEEILKRDKLAVAVGETGLDFYRNHSTRKRQEESFIRFIDIAKRLNKPLVIHCRDAYSRLSEIIESEEAGIAGGVVHCFSGDYNFARTILDNGFFIGVGGTITYPKSNAIREVIKRVPMERIVLETDCPYLAPQAVRGKRNEPSFLTYIIDEIALLKGLSNSDVARVTSLNASTLFSLGVVNPQSVITYRIRDSLYVNVTNRCSNKCVFCRREEDPIVKGHLLKLGEEPSAERIIEEIGNPKNYDEIVFCGYGEPLIRLAIVKEVAKWVKAKGGKVRINTNGQANLIHKRNIIPELEGLVDRISISLNAHNAEVYEKLCPSEFGPKAYEEIIKFAKEAKRFIPDVTLTVVSLEEVDIEKCKNIAESVGANFRIREYNVVG, via the coding sequence ATGATAATAGAAACACATTCCCATCTTTCATTTCCAGATTTCAAAGATGACCTTCCAGATGTATTGAAAAGGGCAAGAGAAAAGGGAGTTGAAGTAATAATAACCGTCTCTGCTGATATTCTATCGACAAGAGAAAATGCAAAGATTGCAAAACAAGAGGAAAGAGTTTTTTTTACTCCCGGGATTCATCCACATGATACAGACAATGCCAAAGAGGAGTATTTTAGGGAGATAGAAGAAATCCTCAAAAGGGATAAACTTGCTGTGGCAGTTGGCGAGACAGGGCTTGATTTTTACCGCAATCATTCAACGCGCAAAAGACAGGAAGAATCGTTCATTCGTTTTATAGATATTGCGAAGAGGCTTAATAAGCCATTAGTAATCCATTGTAGGGATGCTTACAGTCGTCTTTCAGAAATAATAGAGTCCGAAGAAGCAGGAATTGCAGGCGGAGTTGTCCACTGTTTTTCAGGAGATTACAATTTTGCCAGAACGATTCTTGATAATGGATTTTTTATTGGCGTGGGAGGTACTATCACTTATCCAAAGTCGAATGCCATTCGTGAAGTCATAAAGAGAGTCCCTATGGAGAGAATAGTCCTTGAAACAGATTGTCCATATCTTGCTCCTCAAGCGGTAAGGGGTAAAAGAAACGAGCCTTCATTTCTCACATACATAATCGATGAGATTGCCCTTTTGAAAGGATTATCCAATAGCGATGTAGCGAGGGTAACATCTTTAAATGCAAGCACGCTCTTTTCTCTTGGTGTCGTAAATCCTCAATCTGTCATAACCTACAGGATAAGAGATTCGCTTTATGTGAATGTTACAAATCGCTGTTCCAATAAGTGTGTCTTTTGCCGCCGCGAAGAAGACCCTATTGTAAAGGGACATCTTTTGAAACTTGGAGAAGAGCCATCAGCAGAAAGAATTATCGAAGAAATCGGGAATCCTAAAAATTATGATGAAATTGTCTTTTGCGGATATGGAGAACCATTGATTAGATTGGCAATAGTAAAAGAAGTTGCAAAGTGGGTAAAGGCAAAAGGAGGAAAAGTAAGGATAAACACAAATGGACAAGCAAATTTAATCCATAAAAGAAATATAATTCCTGAACTTGAAGGACTGGTTGACAGAATATCAATCAGCCTCAATGCTCATAATGCGGAAGTTTATGAAAAACTCTGTCCCTCGGAATTCGGTCCAAAGGCATATGAAGAGATCATTAAATTTGCTAAGGAGGCAAAAAGATTTATTCCTGATGTAACATTGACTGTTGTGTCTTTAGAGGAAGTTGATATTGAAAAGTGCAAAAACATTGCTGAGTCAGTGGGCGCTAATTTTAGAATTCGTGAATATAATGTAGTAGGGTAA